From Aptenodytes patagonicus chromosome 1, bAptPat1.pri.cur, whole genome shotgun sequence, one genomic window encodes:
- the SIK1 gene encoding serine/threonine-protein kinase SIK1, with translation MVIMSEYTSVPAAGQAQQRPLRVGFYDIERTLGKGNFAVVKLARHRVTKTQVAIKIIDKTRLDPSNLEKIYREVQIMKLLNHPHIIKLYQVMETKDMLYIVTEFAKNGEMFDHLTSNGHLSESEARRKFWQILSAVEYCHSHHIVHRDLKTENLLLDANMNIKLADFGFGNFYKSGEPLSTWCGSPPYAAPEVFEGKEYEGPHLDIWSLGVVLYVLVCGSLPFDGPNLPTLRQRVLEGRFRIPYFMSEDCETLIRRMLVVDPTKRITISQIKQHKWMQADPSLRQQQSLSFSMQNYNSNLGDYNEQVLGIMQTLGIDRQRTVESLQNSSYNHFAAIYYLLLERLKEYRSSQLSSRPATGRQQRPRSSEIINIEMPQDSLVSETLRSSLLYQQPQSLIQPSLQAEMDCDMSNPLQPVFFPVDPNFNGLFRNRSISPNSLLETTISEEVRQEKELEDEIKAYDHPIRIPSNTSRRHTLAEVTTHFYQHAPPCIVISSSASPTEGTSSDSCLTSSSNDSSVALSSCLAGQVMTGSPATARMTSPFLASQSDAPVLQAQGCMGGASLLPVSFQEGRRASDTSLTQGLKAFRQQLRKNARAKGFLGLNKIKGFARQVCQSSSSRAARSALSPFQHTQPNTCMYSSSGSSREGRSLLEEVLQQQRMLQLQHHQLLQTACPQTSQTSATNGIPSSDSVGTCKASNSLLLSELQRENSFELAFAGNSQLLQPHFFGVSVSPVSSAAHLLDTHLYISSNVSPVGTTFSQQQSFSAQSPSYDAVTLQHGDCEMEDLTSNQLGKFVLVK, from the exons ATGGTGATCATGTCAGAGTATACCTCCGTGCCCGCTGCCGGACAAGCCCAGCAGCGGCCGCTGCGAGTCGGCTTCTACGATATCGAGAGGACCTTGGGAAAAGGCAACTTCGCGGTGGTCAAACTGGCCAGGCACAGAGTGACCAAAACGCAG gttgcaataaaaataatagacAAAACAAGGTTAGACCCAAGCAATCTGGAGAAGATTTATAGAGAAGTTCAGATAATGAAGCTTTTGAATCATCCCCACATTATCAAGCTGTATCAG GTTATGGAGACAAAGGATATGCTTTACATTGTTACTGAGTTTGCAAAGAATGGAGAAATGTTTG ATCACCTGACCTCCAATGGGCACTTAAGTGAAAGCGAAGCACGGAGGAAGTTCTGGCAGATTCTTTCAGCGGTGGAATATTGTCACAGCCACCACATAGTGCACAGGGATCTCAAAACAGAGAACCTTCTGCTAGACGCTAACATGAATATCAAGTTAGCAG ACTTTGGCTTTGGAAACTTCTACAAGTCGGGAGAGCCCCTCTCCACTTGGTGTGGAAGCCCACCCTATGCAGCTCCAGAAGTTTTTGAAGGCAAAGAATACGAAGGACCTCACCTTGATATATGG AGCCTTGGGGTGGTGCTGTATGTCCTTGTCTGTGGTTCTCTGCCTTTTGATGGACCCAACTTACCAACTCTGAGGCAAAGAGTGCTGGAGGGGCGGTTCCGCATCCCTTACTTCATGTCCGAAG ACTGTGAAACACTAATCCGACGGATGTTGGTTGTGGACCCAACCAAGCGCATAACCATTTCCCAAATAAAGCAGCACAAGTGGATGCAAGCTGACCCGTCTCTGCGACAGCAGCAGTCTTTGTCCTTCTCCATGCAAAACTACAACTCCAACCTGGGTGACTACAATGAACAGGTCCTTGGAATCATGCAAACACTTGGCATCGACAGGCAGAGAACTGTAGAG TCTCTGCAAAACAGCAGCTACAACCATTTTGCTGCAATTTATTACCTGCTCTTGGAGCGCCTCAAGGAGTATCGAAGCAGCCAGCTATCGAGTCGTCCAGCAACTGGCCGTCAGCAAAGGCCGAGGAGCTCCGAGATCATCAATATCGAG ATGCCTCAGGACAGTCTCGTTAGTGAAACCCTGCGATCATCTCTGCTTTACCAGCAACCTCAGAGCCTGATTCAGCCATCTTTGCAGGCAGAAATGGACTGTGACATGAGCAATCCATTACAG CCTGTGTTCTTTCCTGTGGATCCCAACTTCAACGGGCTCTTCCGGAACCGCTCCATCTCCCCCAACAGCCTGCTGGAGACCACCATTAGTGAAGAAGTAAGGCAAGAGAAGGAGCTGGAAGATGAAATTAAGGCGTATGACCACCCCATCCGCATCCCTAGCAACACCAGCAGGAGGCACACACTGGCCGAAGTGACCACTCATTTCTATCAGCATGCCCCTCCAT GTATAGTCATTTCCTCTTCTGCAAGCCCCACAGAGGGAACTAGTTCAGACAGCTGCCTTACTTCATCTTCAAATGACAGCTCAGTGGCCCTGAGCAGCTGTTTGGCAGGTCAAGTAATGACGGGGAGCCCAGCCACAGCTAGGATGACGTCGCCCTTCCTAGCTTCCCAGTCTGACGCTCCGGTGTTACAAGCCCAGGGCTGCATGGGAGGTGCTTCTCTCCTGCCTGTCAGCTTCCAAGAAGGAAGGCGAGCGTCTGATACCTCATTAACTCAAG GCTTGAAGGCTTTTAGGCAGCAGCTGCGGAAGAACGCTCGAGCCAAGGGGTTTCTCGGCTTGAATAAAATCAAAGGCTTTGCTCGGCAGGTGTGTCAGTCCTCCTCATCTCGGGCAGCAAGGAGTGCCCTGAGCCCTTTCCAACACACGCAGCCGAACACCTGCATGTACAGCAGCAgcgggagcagcagagagggaagaagcCTCCTGGAGGAGGTgctacagcagcagag AATGCTCCAGCTACAGCATCACCAGCTCCTCCAGACAGCTTGTCCCCAGACTTCTCAGACATCTGCAACAAATGGCATCCCCTCCTCTGATAGCGTAGGTACCTGCAAAGCATCCAATTCTCTTCTGTTGTCAGAGCTACAAAGAGAGAACTCATTTGAGCTGGCCTTTGCCGGCAACAGCCAACTGCTCCAACCTCATTTCTTTGGTGTCAGCGTGTCACCGGTGTCCTCAGCAGCTCACCTTCTAGACACGCACCTGTACATCAGCAGCAACGTCTCTCCAGTTGGCACCACCTTCTCTCAGCAACAGAGTTTCTCTGCACAGTCTCCAAGCTATGACGCTGTCACTCTGCAGCACGGGGACTGTGAGATGGAGGACCTGACTTCCAACCAGCTAGGGAAGTTCGTCCTAGTCAAATGA